DNA from Daucus carota subsp. sativus chromosome 1, DH1 v3.0, whole genome shotgun sequence:
AGGTGGAGCATGCCCCGGCCCAGCTACAGTCGACCCTGCAGAGGTAGGTGGCAGAGCAACTGGTGTAGGGAAAGGGAGGACTGGTGCAACTGCAGTTGGCATGAACATTGGCTGAACACCATTGGCTGGAGGTAATGGCATACATATGGCTGGAGCGGGTGATACCCCGGTTGAAACTGATGGATGATGTTTGGAGGGCAAAGAGTTGTGTATATGGTTTGGAGATCTACTCTGTGGGGTGACCCATTGGGATTGTGTTGCTGCAGTAGCGGAAGGATAATGACCACTGCTTCTCTTTGGTTGAGACTTGATCAATGTGACAAGGATCCGCTGTTTCTGCAAGGCAGGCAGTGCATATCTCGCAAAATCCGTGGATCTTCCTTGCATAACGAGCATGGATCTACATATTTAGCAGGAGAAACTTAAATAGGacactttagaaaaaaaataaaaaatcactaCATTATAGGGAGAGACCTAATCCTAATGCCTATGACGTATCTAAATCAAGTTATTTTACAACAAGATTAttcgaaatataaatattcCTGATTAGAATACCATTTATTGGTCTACTTTTTTTAACTCATTTGATGTTTAGTTATTTAATGGACCTACAAAGGTGTAACAGAAAACACGAAACACGCAGAGATGTTACCCAGGTGTAATAGAAAGCTTGATCGAACCCTTATAATCCCCCAGACCTTCTGACGCAATCACGTTGCCAAAAGTCATATCACATTCTGTCAAGGAAAGAACGCAAATTGGCCTTCCATATCGACGCGGCCACATAGAAGGCTGTGAGTGATCACCCTATTGGAATTTGAAACCTGATTAGCACTGCCTGTTATTGTACTAAAATATTCCTATGAAATATCTGGCTAACCTCAttgaagaagtcaattatgcaaCAATCTGGCTCCACAGTAATTACTTGCAAGGCAATTAAACGATCAATAACATCTTGTAACAAGCCAGGAATAGGTTCAATCCTCCTCTCTGAAATTTCCCagccaaaaaaatatattcaaatatgtAATAAGCTGTTAAcaagatatattaaatatcatggTCACAATACTATCATATTTCATTGTTTCATTTTCCAACATATCTATGATGTCAAACATGCCTCTGTAGGTTCTTCCTGTCGTTCCATCTACTGAACGCGAGTCTACAATAGGAACGCCCAATTGAATCATCTCTTTTCCATGCCCCTGTGTCGGTCTGTGGGATGCTATAAATGTTGGTCCTGCTTCAAATTAAACAGCATCTTAAAGATCTATGGACATTCACATGCAAAGTAATCAAGACCATGAAGCACTGGTTACTATTTTCTTGGTACACGTTAATCTTAAATTTACAGTGCCAGGAAAAATGCACAAAGCACGCCAAGCAAAAAAGAGAAAGCAACAGGAACAACTATTTAGCTCCTATGGCAAGTTCACAAACGTGTAATGTAGAATTTGGATTTAGATATGAAATAAAATTACTATTCACACATACACTGATGACAGTCATGGTGTTACAGTAGAGTACAGATAAAATCTGTGAGTTTCAATAATGCATATCGTCTGAGACAACAAAGAATGAAGAAAATATGTGAAGAAAGAAGTATTGATTTAGAGGAACCACGTCATCAGAATGAAACTTCCTATTAGAAACATTGATATCAAGAGTGAGGTATAAGTGCTCCAGGTGATGACAGGGACAAGAGATAACATGATTCGCAAAAGGTTTATATAATGTCCTATAATTAATTGCACATATCATCAACCTGAGTTTCTGTGAAAGAGGTTGGAAATGCTCTATAAATTTCATGGTTTTAGCTTGCTTCTTGGAACCTGAACTTTTATGCTCAtgaatattgttaaaaaaatataatcgcAAGTCAAATGCAGATACAAAGAACAATTGTAACCCTCATAGAGAATCAAGTAGGCAGCACATGTCAGATACTTGTTGCCAGGCAAACTGATCTTTCAGTAACAGAAGAATAACAGgagaaaacaaaaaacaaatcgTAACATGaattaatatcaaatataaatttaaaacattatCGCTAGGCACCAGCCTAATAAAGTATACAGGAGTTGATGGCTGACAATATAAATTAGACTAACTACTAGCACAGAGATTGGACTACTACTCGACTTCTAATATATATGCCTTCTCGTTTGATCATTATATATGCTTAAGCAAAATAAGAATACAATTTTGCTGAAGATTAAGACAAGCATAAGTGATAATCACCACTGTCCAAATTATTATCTGCATATAAACCGAAAAAGCAGACGCCCTTGCTGaatctgcatcaactacaattGTATATCCTGCAACTATGTACACATGTTCAAAAATGGAGCAGACCTCTTTTACATGTATCTACTAAAATACCGACTccaaaatgaaattaaatttgtGAAACTGAACAGGATGACATAACTTAATAAAAAATGGCTAATCGTTCAAGGCAGACGTTTCTTATGTTTGACAGTAATGGGCTCATGGTAACTAAGCCATATAAATCGAAAGATAAAATGGTCCATACTCTGGGTTTTGGGTAGAAACAGAAAAGGAAATTGCATGTTTTGGACACCAAGTCACAGCAACATAACCACCTTTCAGCCAATGTAAATCTCTGATTCTCAAGACAAATGCATGTATTTAAGTGATTTCTTGTTAATTATTTCTATTAGACAATGATTGTCAAATGTATGTGATGTGGAGTACACTATACAGAATCAGTAAAGCGATGACGTAAAAGTGTACATTAAAAAGATGCTTTCCTTAGACGACTGTGGATATACATATTAGTATTTACCAGATCCAGCGATCACAATGCTCCCAGacaaataacaaaatcacaTATTACAAGGACATCACGTTGTAGGAAGAAATTGGTAGTTACTTTTTTATGTTAAGTTAGAGCACTTTATGAACTTGCCTTGAAAGTGTCCTTTTCTCCCTgtgtttctcaaatcattcaCCAATGAAACTAGATTAGAAACTTCAGAGCTGTCTAAGAGCTCTTCGTACAACTTCATTCCATCAACTGCATTAACCTTGAAAAACACTGGTGCATATTAGAGGTAGAAAGGTTACATTAAAGACTAGAAAGTAGACAAATATATAAATGGACAATGGATAATTTCTAGAAACAAATAGCCGTCAAACATTTATTACCGAATTTCCATCTACTATCTCAGTACCAACAAAAGTCTTTGCATTAATTGAAATATCCTTCCTTCCATGGGGAAGGGGCGAGATAGAA
Protein-coding regions in this window:
- the LOC108204810 gene encoding RNA demethylase ALKBH10B isoform X1; the protein is MAMPEKMHGGAEMMAHYQPQWVLDDRDVFIAWIRSEFAAANAIIDSMCDHLKTIGDDGEYDGVIGSLQQRRVNWYPVLHLQHFFSVSEVAHSLDQAAWRRRERLRGYRRGLEPFKAPGRRFDGGKRGDQVFVDGVNMSTKSRVDAVSQSSGNVSVNESAEGEGVDDGVTSDLKGSCEVKPEKGPSISPLPHGRKDISINAKTFVGTEIVDGNSVNAVDGMKLYEELLDSSEVSNLVSLVNDLRNTGRKGHFQGPTFIASHRPTQGHGKEMIQLGVPIVDSRSVDGTTGRTYRERRIEPIPGLLQDVIDRLIALQVITVEPDCCIIDFFNEGDHSQPSMWPRRYGRPICVLSLTECDMTFGNVIASEGLGDYKGSIKLSITPGSMLVMQGRSTDFARYALPALQKQRILVTLIKSQPKRSSGHYPSATAATQSQWVTPQSRSPNHIHNSLPSKHHPSVSTGVSPAPAICMPLPPANGVQPMFMPTAVAPVLPFPTPVALPPTSAGSTVAGPGHAPPRLPVPGTGVFIPPGSGKLLNQTSTNESLTSQAEKDNCTTKLNDENNSVPDIDKESEKMSGKDCNGTKMSGKDCNGTNGEQLGEEHQGYVAK
- the LOC108204810 gene encoding RNA demethylase ALKBH10B isoform X2, translated to MAMPEKMHGGAEMMAHYQPQWVLDDRDVFIAWIRSEFAAANAIIDSMCDHLKTIGDDGEYDGVIGSLQQRRVNWYPVLHLQHFFSVSEVAHSLDQAAWRRRERLRGYRRGLEPFKAPGRRFDGGKRVFVDGVNMSTKSRVDAVSQSSGNVSVNESAEGEGVDDGVTSDLKGSCEVKPEKGPSISPLPHGRKDISINAKTFVGTEIVDGNSVNAVDGMKLYEELLDSSEVSNLVSLVNDLRNTGRKGHFQGPTFIASHRPTQGHGKEMIQLGVPIVDSRSVDGTTGRTYRERRIEPIPGLLQDVIDRLIALQVITVEPDCCIIDFFNEGDHSQPSMWPRRYGRPICVLSLTECDMTFGNVIASEGLGDYKGSIKLSITPGSMLVMQGRSTDFARYALPALQKQRILVTLIKSQPKRSSGHYPSATAATQSQWVTPQSRSPNHIHNSLPSKHHPSVSTGVSPAPAICMPLPPANGVQPMFMPTAVAPVLPFPTPVALPPTSAGSTVAGPGHAPPRLPVPGTGVFIPPGSGKLLNQTSTNESLTSQAEKDNCTTKLNDENNSVPDIDKESEKMSGKDCNGTKMSGKDCNGTNGEQLGEEHQGYVAK